The Mercurialis annua linkage group LG2, ddMerAnnu1.2, whole genome shotgun sequence genome contains a region encoding:
- the LOC126667126 gene encoding uncharacterized protein LOC126667126, with amino-acid sequence MTVDMGEVTSGVPNPSTTAVPNPTPDSVNPDLDPASGDQVLVATSESPLLPSKESGPSLKGLPTAGQKRPAEDQAGASTKRPKKKKSSGVSFEEAPRFAAWADAQNPPRLSNVAILHACMENIMIKEDIESIDREHGDNLAEFACLGGFSVVQSIAVLERRRRDAVDQLKKLQRDSESWLSEKQKMEEEAGEATGLIQQLRSSVSTKTREISALEARVRTLSEEVESLQSSSGALAKERDDLKKEEGRLRRRLGDSGSFYSQVMTQYRLAIGAKLREQNPGVDLSGVNQLDPASLAKEVKAKLDKQKQDALNKA; translated from the exons atgactgtagatatgggcgaggtgacTAGCGGCGTTCCTAATCCCTCTACAACTGCTGTGCCGAATCCGACGCCTGATTCGGTGAATCCGGATCTTGATCCTGCTTCTGGAGATCAAGTTCTTGTTGCGACTTCCGAGTCGCCtctgcttccttcgaaggagtcaggtccttctctgaaggggttgcctaccgccggccagaagcgtcctgctgaggaccaggctggGGCTTCTaccaagcgtcccaagaagaagaaatcttctggggtgtctttcgaggaggcacctcggtttgctgcttgggcggacgcgcaaaatccgcctcgtctctcaaacgtcgccattcttcatgcttgcatggagaatattatgataaaagaggacattgagtccattgatcgcgaacatggcgataatttggctgagttcgcctgtctcggcggtttttcg gtggtccagtccatcgctgttttggagcgccgccgaagggatgcggtggatcaattgaagaaactccagagagattccgaatcctggctctccgagaaacaaaagatggaggaggaggctggcgaggcgaccggtctgatccaacagctgaggtcctccgtatctaccaagactcgggagatttccgctttagaggctcgggttcgaactttgtccgaggaagtcgagtctctacaatcttcttcaggtgctctcgctaaggagagggatgatctgaagaaagaagaggggcgtctccgccggcgattgggtgactctgggagcttttattcccaagtcatgactcaataccggttggcgatcggggcaaagctgcgggagcagaatcctggcgtcgatctttctggagtcaatcagttggatcctgcttctttagcgaaggaggtgaaggcgaagcttgataagcagaagcaagacGCTTTGAATaaggcttag